The nucleotide window GCGCATGGGTATCGAGTTCATGCGCATGTCAACGGCCAATCCAACAAAGGCATCGTGCTCACGCTGCTCAGCCAGGTGATCAACATTTTGTTTGGTCAGCGCAGTATTTTGACGTTTCACGCCGGGACAAATCAAACTTATTTTCCCCGTCACAAGAAATGGTATTATTTTCCGTTTTTCTTTTTGATTTTTGCGCTCAGCGAAACGATTATTTGCAATGATGACGAAGTGAAACGGCGAATTAGTGAATATGGCGTCAGAACGAGCAAAATTTTTCCCATTCCGGCCTTTAGTCTGCAATATCTTCAGTTTCAAGAATCGACGCTTGCGGCCGAGCTGGAATTTTTTTTCCGCCAACGATCACCCGTGTTGGCGACATACAGCTTGTTGCGCCCGGCCTTTCATCTTGATACGACGCTGCGCGCTTTGGCGACTTTAAAAACGAAGTGGCCCCAAATCGGTTTGATCATGATCGGCTCGACTCAGAAGACAGAGGACATGGATGCGAAGACGATATTTCGTGTGGTTGATGAACTCGGTTTGCAGAACTGCATTTATTGGGCAGGCGATCTGCCGCATGACAAATTTTTAACCGTACTGAAACGTTCTAAAATTTACGTGCGCAGTTACGTTTATGACGGCGTCAGCTCTTCCGTGTTGGAAGCGCTGTCAATGGGAATTCCAGTGGTGGGCTGTGAAAATGAACTGCGCCCTAGGCAGGTGGTGATTTTCAAAACCGGCG belongs to candidate division KSB1 bacterium and includes:
- a CDS encoding glycosyltransferase — protein: MTKILEISSYPPPHSGWSVRVAMIKQELIRLGHTCVVLNIGCNRKVKSTEYEDVQNGWDFVRKVFWYCAHGYRVHAHVNGQSNKGIVLTLLSQVINILFGQRSILTFHAGTNQTYFPRHKKWYYFPFFFLIFALSETIICNDDEVKRRISEYGVRTSKIFPIPAFSLQYLQFQESTLAAELEFFFRQRSPVLATYSLLRPAFHLDTTLRALATLKTKWPQIGLIMIGSTQKTEDMDAKTIFRVVDELGLQNCIYWAGDLPHDKFLTVLKRSKIYVRSYVYDGVSSSVLEALSMGIPVVGCENELRPRQVVIFKTGDAQDLAAKIDAVLENYDEILAGLSPPKIRNTIAEEVNLLVGSDDV